A genomic region of Vitreoscilla filiformis contains the following coding sequences:
- a CDS encoding Glu/Leu/Phe/Val family dehydrogenase, which yields MNDALSFAPHQADSAWATYLSQVDRVVPYLGRLARWADTLKRPKRVLIVDVPIELDNGTVAHFEGYRVQHNLSRGPGKGGVRYHPDVTLQEVMALSAWMSIKNAAVNLPYGGAKGGIRVNPKALSHKELEKLTRRYTSEIGLIIGPQQDIPAPDVNTNAQIMAWMMDTYSMNVGATATGVVTGKPIHLGGSLGRVKATGRGVFVTGREAAQRIGLSLEGARVAVQGLGNVGSAAAELFVQAGAKLVAAQDHTGSLINTRGLDVAALLAHVKERGGVADFPGGEPMADEAFWDVDCDILIPAALEGQITPERAQRLRARLVLEGANGPTLPVADDVLADRGILVVPDVICNAGGVTVSYFEWVQDFSSFFWTEDEINARLDKIMVGAFNRIWDTSEQHRISLRTATFAVACERILMAREDRGLYP from the coding sequence ATGAACGACGCCCTTTCTTTCGCTCCCCACCAAGCTGACAGTGCTTGGGCCACCTACCTTTCGCAAGTGGATCGCGTGGTGCCCTATCTGGGCCGCCTGGCCCGTTGGGCTGACACGCTCAAGCGTCCGAAGCGCGTGTTGATCGTCGATGTGCCCATCGAGTTGGACAACGGCACCGTCGCCCACTTCGAGGGCTACCGCGTGCAGCACAACCTCTCACGTGGCCCCGGCAAGGGAGGGGTGCGTTATCACCCGGACGTGACGTTGCAGGAAGTGATGGCCCTGTCCGCCTGGATGAGCATCAAGAATGCGGCGGTGAATTTGCCCTACGGTGGCGCCAAGGGCGGGATTCGGGTGAATCCCAAAGCCTTGTCCCACAAAGAGCTGGAAAAACTCACCCGGCGTTACACCAGTGAAATCGGCCTCATCATCGGCCCGCAGCAGGACATCCCGGCGCCCGACGTCAACACCAACGCCCAGATCATGGCGTGGATGATGGACACCTACTCGATGAACGTCGGTGCCACCGCCACCGGCGTGGTCACGGGCAAGCCGATTCACCTGGGCGGCTCGCTGGGGCGCGTCAAGGCCACGGGGCGCGGGGTGTTCGTCACGGGGCGCGAGGCGGCGCAACGCATCGGCCTGTCGCTCGAAGGGGCGCGGGTGGCGGTGCAAGGGCTGGGCAACGTCGGTTCAGCCGCAGCCGAGCTGTTTGTGCAGGCGGGGGCCAAGTTGGTGGCGGCCCAAGACCACACGGGCAGCCTCATCAACACGCGGGGTTTGGATGTGGCGGCGCTGCTGGCCCATGTGAAGGAGCGCGGCGGCGTGGCTGATTTCCCGGGCGGTGAGCCGATGGCCGACGAAGCCTTCTGGGATGTGGACTGCGACATCCTCATCCCCGCTGCCTTGGAAGGCCAAATCACGCCTGAACGCGCCCAGCGCCTGCGCGCCCGCTTGGTGCTCGAAGGCGCCAACGGCCCGACGCTGCCGGTGGCCGATGACGTGCTGGCCGATCGCGGCATCCTCGTGGTGCCGGATGTGATTTGCAACGCTGGCGGCGTGACCGTGAGTTACTTCGAGTGGGTGCAGGACTTTTCGAGCTTCTTCTGGACGGAAGACGAAATCAACGCCCGGCTCGACAAAATCATGGTCGGCGCCTTCAACCGCATTTGGGACACGTCCGAGCAACACCGCATCAGCCTGCGCACCGCCACGTTTGCCGTGGCGTGTGAGCGCATTTTGATGGCGCGGGAGGATCGCGGGTTGTATCCCTGA
- the proC gene encoding pyrroline-5-carboxylate reductase yields MNTITSSSSFFRVAFIGGGNMASAIIGGLRQAGWPAEAITVLEPWAEQAQRLREAQGVCVLETADARLADAAVVVWAVKPQMFAQAAAACAPFIGQALQLSVMAGIRSDAIVNATGAARVVRTMPNTPALVGQGMTGLCATAAVSAAERAQVEQLLAPTGALLWVEAEAQLDAVTALSGSGPAYVFFFIEAMMQAGTELGLSAEQARRLAVGTFSGAAALAGASSEAPEVLRQRVTSKGGTTYAAITSMEAAGVKPAFVEAMHAAAQRAQALGDEFGRA; encoded by the coding sequence ATGAACACCATCACTTCATCTTCTTCTTTTTTCCGTGTCGCCTTCATCGGCGGGGGCAACATGGCCAGTGCCATCATCGGTGGGCTGCGCCAAGCCGGTTGGCCGGCTGAGGCCATCACCGTGCTGGAACCGTGGGCCGAACAAGCCCAGCGTCTGCGGGAAGCGCAAGGCGTGTGTGTCCTCGAAACCGCCGATGCGCGTTTGGCCGACGCTGCCGTGGTCGTCTGGGCCGTCAAGCCGCAGATGTTTGCCCAGGCCGCTGCGGCGTGTGCGCCGTTCATCGGCCAGGCACTGCAACTGTCGGTGATGGCCGGCATCCGCAGCGACGCCATCGTGAACGCCACCGGTGCCGCCCGCGTGGTGCGCACCATGCCCAACACCCCCGCCTTGGTCGGACAGGGCATGACCGGGTTGTGCGCCACCGCCGCCGTCAGCGCCGCCGAACGTGCCCAGGTCGAACAACTGTTAGCGCCCACAGGCGCACTGCTGTGGGTGGAGGCCGAAGCCCAGTTGGATGCCGTCACCGCCCTGTCGGGCTCGGGCCCGGCCTACGTGTTCTTCTTCATCGAAGCCATGATGCAAGCTGGCACCGAGCTGGGTTTGTCGGCCGAACAAGCCCGGCGCCTGGCGGTGGGTACGTTCAGCGGTGCGGCGGCGTTGGCGGGGGCGTCCAGCGAAGCGCCCGAGGTGCTGCGCCAGCGCGTCACCTCCAAGGGCGGGACGACGTACGCGGCGATCACGTCCATGGAAGCCGCCGGCGTCAAACCCGCTTTTGTGGAGGCCATGCACGCCGCTGCGCAACGCGCCCAAGCCTTGGGCGATGAGTTTGGCCGCGCCTGA